A stretch of Vigna angularis cultivar LongXiaoDou No.4 chromosome 4, ASM1680809v1, whole genome shotgun sequence DNA encodes these proteins:
- the LOC108322334 gene encoding ethylene-responsive transcription factor RAP2-12, producing the protein MCGGAIISDFIPAAVTARSRRITAGHLWSDLKKRTSEVIHSDDDFEADFRDFKDDSDIETDVDADHQVKPFAFSASSQRAVKSVAFNGGAEKSAKRKRKNQYRGIRQRPWGKWAAEIRDPRKGVRVWLGTFNTAEEAARAYDAEARRIRGNKAKVNFPEEASVKRSKLNPLGNRKIVQPNVHKFNAGNNQNDLRWPMDLVEQKPLVNQFADMGSFPGSGNGLRSLPSTDNVTLYFSSDQGSNSFDCADLGWSEKAPKTPEISSMLSAPLDCDSHFAKDATHQTNSQDVVSMQDDSSKTLSEELVDIESELKFFQMPYLEGSWDDTSLESLLSCDTTQDGGNLMNLWSFDDIASMAGGVF; encoded by the exons ATGTGTGGAGGAGCTATTATCTCTGACTTCATTCCGGCGGCAGTCACTGCCAGGTCTCGCCGGATCACCGCCGGTCATCTGTGGTCGGATTTGAAGAAACGGACATCTGAGGTCATCCACTCGGACGATGACTTCGAGGCTGATTTTAGGGATTTCAAGGACGATTCCGACATCGAAACCGACGTCGACGCCGACCACCAAGTCAAACCCTTTGCTTTCTCCGCCTCTTCTC AGCGGGCAGTGAAATCTGTGGCATTCAATGGTGGAGCTGAAAAGTCTgcaaagagaaagaggaagaatcAATATAGGGGAATTCGTCAACGTCCTTGGGGGAAATGGGCAGCTGAAATCAGGGATCCAAGAAAGGGCGTTCGTGTCTGGCTTGGAACCTTCAACACTGCTGAAGAAGCAGCAAGAGCTTATGATGCTGAAGCACGGAGGATTCGTGGCAATAAAGCCAAGGTGAATTTCCCTGAAGAAGCTTCCGTGAAACGTTCTAAATTAAATCCACTGGGAAATCGGAAGATTGTTCAGCCCAATGTTCACAAGTTCAATGCTGGGAACAATCAGAACGACCTTCGTTGGCCTATGGATCTGGTGGAACAGAAACCCCTAGTTAATCAGTTTGCTGACATGGGTTCCTTCCCCGGCAGTGGAAATGGGCTCAGATCTCTGCCTTCGACTGATAATGTGACCCTTTACTTCAGTTCAGATCAGGGGAGTAACTCATTTGATTGTGCAGATCTTGGGTGGAGTGAAAAGGCTCCCAAAACTCCTGAGATCTCATCCATGCTTTCTGCTCCTTTGGATTGCGATTCTCATTTTGCAAAGGATGCCACCCATCAGACTAACTCTCAGGATGTGGTATCTATGCAAGATGATTCTTCCAAGACACTCTCTGAGGAGCTTGTGGATATTGAATCTGAATTGAAGTTTTTTCAGATGCCTTATCTTGAAGGGAGCTGGGACGATACTTCATTGGAATCCTTGCTATCTTGTGATACAACCCAGGATGGTGGAAACCTGATGAACCTTTGGAGCTTTGATGACATTGCTTCCATGGCTGGCGGAGTTTTCTGA